A stretch of Pempheris klunzingeri isolate RE-2024b chromosome 19, fPemKlu1.hap1, whole genome shotgun sequence DNA encodes these proteins:
- the LOC139219282 gene encoding ubiquitin-conjugating enzyme E2 L3-like has product MASTKRLNKELDDIRKTGIKNFRSIQVDESNILTWQGLIVPECPPYDKGAFRIELIFPAEYPFKPPKITFKTKIYHPNIDEKGQVCLPIISVENWKPATKTCDVIQSLIKLVNAPQPEHPLRADLAEEYSKDRAKFMKNADEFTKKHSEKRPVD; this is encoded by the exons gAGCTTGATGACATCCGCAAAACTGGGATTAAGAACTTCCGCAGTATTCAAGTGGATGAATCAAATATTTTGACCTGGCAAGGACTGATCGTTCCT GAGTGTCCTCCATATGACAAAGGGGCGTTTCGGATTGAGCTCATCTTCCCCGCGGAGTACCCCTTCAAGCCCCCCAAGATCACCTTCAAGACAAAAATCTACCATCCCAACATCGACGAGAAGGGCCAGGTCTGTCTGCCCATCATCAGCGTGGAGAACTGGAAGCCGGCTACGAAAACCTGCGACG TGATCCAGAGTCTGATCAAACTGGTGAACGCCCCCCAGCCGGAGCACCCGCTGAGGGCCGACCTGGCGGAGGAATACAGCAAAGACCGCGCCAAATTCATGAAGAACGCCGATGAGttcacaaagaaacacagtgaaaagCGGCCCGTTGACTGA